The following proteins come from a genomic window of Coffea arabica cultivar ET-39 chromosome 11c, Coffea Arabica ET-39 HiFi, whole genome shotgun sequence:
- the LOC113716785 gene encoding tobamovirus multiplication protein 3-like codes for MVRTMEMAGPPVVTVAHSLTDAMSWWDQINESPTWQDRTFHVLAALYGIVAVVALVQLVRIQLRVPEYGWTTQKVFHFLNFFVNGVRCLVFVFRRDVQSLHPEIVQHILLDMPSLLFFTTYALLVLFWAEIYYQARAVSTDGLRPSFFTINGVVYAVQIILWLIIWWKPVRVLIILSKMFFAGVSLFAALGFLVYGGRLFLMLQRFPVESKGRRKKLQEVGYVTTICFSCFLIRCIMMCFDAFDEAADLDVLDHPILNFIYYLLVEIVPSSLVLFILRKLPPKRGITQYHPIR; via the exons ATGGTGCGAACGATGGAGATGGCGGGGCCACCAGTGGTGACAGTGGCGCACAGCCTTACAGATGCGATGAGTTGGTGGGACCAAATTAACGAATCGCCTACTTGGCAAGACCGTACTTTCCATGTTCTTGCTGCTCTTTACGGAATCGTGGCCGTCGTTGCTCTT GTGCAATTGGTTCGTATTCAACTGAGAGTACCTGAGTATGGTTGGACCACTCAGAAAGTCTTCCACTTCCTCAATTTCTTCGTCAATGGGG TTCGATGCTTGGTTTTTGTTTTTCGTCGGGATGTTCAAAGTTTGCACCCAGAG ATTGTACAACATATTTTGCTTGATATGCCAAGTCTTCTGTTCTTCACAACCTATGCACTTCTAGTACTGTTCTGGGCTGAAATATACTACCAG GCGCGTGCTGTATCTACTGATGGTTTGAGACCTAGTTTCTTCACCATAAATGGGGTGGTGTATGCTGTTCAG ATCATCTTGTGGCTTATCATATGGTGGAAGCCTGTTCGAGTTCTGATCATCTTGTCTAAGATGTTCTTTGCAG GCGTATCTTTGTTTGCCGCTCTGGGGTTTCTTGTGTATGGCGGAAG GCTCTTTTTAATGTTGCAGCGGTTCCCTGTTGAATCAAAGGGCAGGCGTAAAAAGTTACAGGAG GTTGGCTATGTAACCACTATATGCTTTTCCTGTTTCCTCATCAGATGTATCATG atgtgttttgatgcattTGATGAGGCTGCAGATCTTGATGTTTTGGATCATCCAATTCTGAACTTCATTTATTACCTC TTAGTGGAAATTGTGCCTTCTTCGCTTGTTCTTTTCATTTTGAGGAAGTTACCCCCAAAACGTGGGATTACACAGTATCATCCTATCCGCTAA